Proteins from one Deinococcus sp. AB2017081 genomic window:
- a CDS encoding amino acid ABC transporter ATP-binding protein has protein sequence MTAPRPDRAASPALSHAAPIIVAEGVQKHFGTFHALRGVSMSVRPGEVVVVIGPSGSGKSTFIRTINALDPHDGGSITVDGIPLQGAKNLDAIRREVGMVFQSFNLFPHLTVLENITLAPTRVRKASRAEAEARGLELLRRVGIEEQAHKYPAQLSGGQQQRVAIARALAMDPKIMLFDEPTSALDPEMIKEVLDVMKELARTGMTMIVVTHEMGFAREVADRLLFFDQGNIVEDTTPDEFYEHPKHERAKQFLSKILGH, from the coding sequence ATGACGGCCCCACGTCCCGACCGCGCCGCCAGCCCCGCCCTGAGCCACGCCGCGCCGATCATCGTGGCCGAGGGCGTACAGAAGCATTTCGGCACCTTCCATGCGTTGCGCGGCGTGAGCATGAGCGTGCGCCCCGGCGAGGTCGTGGTGGTGATCGGCCCGTCGGGCAGCGGCAAGAGCACCTTCATCCGCACCATCAATGCCCTCGACCCGCACGACGGCGGCAGCATCACCGTGGACGGCATTCCCCTCCAGGGCGCGAAGAACCTCGACGCGATCCGGCGCGAGGTCGGCATGGTCTTCCAGAGCTTCAACCTCTTCCCGCACCTGACCGTCCTGGAGAACATCACCCTGGCCCCCACCCGCGTCCGCAAGGCCAGCAGGGCCGAGGCCGAGGCGCGCGGCCTGGAACTGCTGCGCCGGGTCGGCATCGAGGAGCAGGCGCACAAGTACCCCGCCCAGCTCTCCGGCGGGCAGCAGCAGCGCGTGGCCATCGCCCGCGCCCTGGCGATGGACCCCAAGATCATGCTCTTCGACGAGCCCACCAGTGCCCTGGATCCCGAGATGATCAAGGAGGTGCTGGACGTCATGAAGGAACTCGCCCGCACCGGCATGACCATGATCGTCGTGACCCACGAGATGGGCTTTGCCCGCGAGGTCGCCGACCGCCTGCTGTTCTTCGACCAGGGCAACATCGTCGAGGACACCACGCCGGACGAGTTCTACGAACATCCGAAGCACGAGCGGGCCAAGCAATTTTTGAGCAAGATCCTGGGGCACTGA
- a CDS encoding MFS transporter, which produces MPRVEWSRNEKLGILNGWGASLGDGFLNVPVVVAGFAARLGAPNWVIGLLPSIAAGGWMLPQLLVAARVRALPYKLPVYRSAAGVRTGAYLAMVLVAGLLADRPALCLTLFVLAMLINSLASGVSGLPFLEVISKTVPSERRARFFGTRNLYGGLLAFGAGLLVRLILGSPLEFPYDYALIFALGTVAYTIGYAVLGRVDEPPDPPQVAQGVRGELRAIPETLRDPHFRAFLTVRLLLAGASMSDPFYAANALRELKFPPATLGIFVMALTGAAPLSNVVWQRVAERKGSRRIIRYATFFYGLAPLYAVLVGALELGPWAYLGVFILTSVAAQGFNLGHTNHLLNIAPAGERSRYIGTLNTLVGAALFMPVLGGLLADVGGYPAVFILSAAFSAAAWWQCGKLRRDA; this is translated from the coding sequence ATGCCGCGCGTGGAATGGAGCCGCAACGAGAAACTGGGCATCCTGAACGGCTGGGGCGCGTCCCTGGGCGACGGCTTCCTGAACGTGCCGGTGGTCGTGGCCGGCTTCGCGGCGCGTCTGGGCGCCCCGAACTGGGTGATCGGCCTGCTGCCGTCCATCGCCGCCGGGGGGTGGATGCTGCCGCAGCTCCTCGTCGCGGCGCGGGTGCGGGCCCTGCCGTACAAGCTGCCGGTGTACCGCTCGGCGGCAGGCGTGCGCACCGGCGCGTACCTGGCGATGGTGCTCGTGGCGGGCCTGCTGGCGGATCGCCCCGCCCTGTGCCTGACGCTGTTCGTGCTCGCCATGCTGATCAACTCGCTGGCGTCGGGCGTGTCCGGCCTGCCGTTTCTGGAGGTCATCAGCAAGACGGTGCCCAGCGAGCGCCGCGCCCGCTTCTTCGGCACCCGCAACCTGTACGGGGGCCTGCTCGCCTTCGGGGCTGGCCTGCTCGTCCGGCTGATCCTGGGCTCACCCCTGGAGTTTCCCTACGATTACGCGCTGATCTTCGCGCTGGGCACCGTCGCGTACACCATCGGTTACGCGGTGCTGGGGCGCGTGGACGAGCCGCCGGATCCGCCGCAGGTCGCGCAGGGCGTGCGCGGCGAACTGCGGGCCATCCCCGAGACGCTGCGCGATCCGCACTTCCGGGCCTTCCTGACCGTGCGCCTGCTGCTGGCCGGGGCCAGCATGAGCGATCCCTTCTATGCCGCCAACGCCCTGCGCGAGCTGAAGTTCCCGCCTGCCACCCTGGGCATCTTCGTCATGGCGCTGACCGGGGCCGCTCCGCTGTCGAACGTCGTGTGGCAGCGCGTGGCCGAACGCAAGGGCTCACGCCGGATCATCCGCTACGCCACGTTCTTCTACGGGCTCGCCCCGCTGTATGCCGTGCTGGTCGGGGCGCTGGAGCTGGGCCCGTGGGCCTACCTGGGCGTGTTCATCCTGACCTCGGTGGCCGCTCAGGGCTTCAACCTGGGCCACACCAACCACCTGCTCAACATCGCCCCGGCGGGCGAGCGCAGCCGCTACATCGGCACGCTGAACACGCTGGTGGGCGCGGCCCTGTTCATGCCGGTGCTGGGCGGTCTGCTCGCCGATGTGGGCGGCTACCCGGCTGTGTTCATCCTGAGTGCCGCATTCAGCGCCGCCGCGTGGTGGCAGTGCGGCAAGCTGCGGCGGGACGCGTGA
- a CDS encoding LacI family DNA-binding transcriptional regulator has product MKVRIKEVAVAAGVSAATVSKVLSGRADYPVHARTAERVRRVARDLGYVPDIAARHLRTRQTGQLGVVLEAVGPSEPDSLLGGLSVSHAVRRTFDGAIMAGLSEAARELDVPALVVYPGGDLDVRSFLDGRVDGLLVSCDPLRGHALLRGLTDAPVPIVALWTQVAPAGIGVVDVDHAYGAGLAVRHLLELRHRRIAFYGGGAGSGVEHFAQREAGYRQALEHAGLTPLPAIHDGGRLLQAVRDGVTAVFAETDLGAAAAFHALHGAGLRVPADVSLVGFDDIQGAEYIAGGLTTVYHPAAEMAVAGVQSLVARLEGESPRTTLLPPRLIQRRSTAPVQGR; this is encoded by the coding sequence GTGAAGGTGAGGATCAAGGAGGTGGCTGTGGCCGCTGGCGTGAGCGCGGCCACGGTCTCCAAGGTGCTGTCGGGCCGGGCGGACTACCCGGTGCATGCCCGGACGGCCGAGCGGGTGCGCCGCGTGGCCCGCGATCTGGGCTACGTGCCGGACATCGCGGCGCGCCACCTGCGCACGCGGCAGACCGGGCAGCTGGGGGTCGTGCTGGAGGCGGTGGGGCCGTCCGAGCCGGACTCGCTGCTGGGCGGCCTGTCGGTGTCGCACGCGGTGCGGCGCACCTTCGACGGCGCGATCATGGCCGGCCTGAGCGAGGCGGCGCGGGAACTGGACGTGCCGGCGCTGGTGGTCTATCCCGGTGGTGACCTGGACGTGCGGTCGTTCCTGGATGGGCGGGTGGACGGCCTGCTGGTGAGCTGCGATCCGCTGCGCGGGCACGCCCTGCTGCGCGGCCTGACGGACGCGCCGGTGCCGATCGTGGCGCTGTGGACACAGGTGGCCCCGGCCGGGATCGGCGTGGTGGACGTGGATCACGCGTACGGTGCCGGTCTCGCGGTGCGCCACCTGCTGGAGCTGCGCCACCGCCGGATCGCGTTCTACGGCGGCGGGGCCGGCAGCGGCGTGGAACATTTCGCCCAGCGCGAGGCCGGTTACCGGCAGGCGCTGGAGCACGCGGGCCTGACGCCGCTCCCCGCCATCCACGACGGCGGACGCCTGCTCCAGGCCGTGCGGGACGGCGTGACCGCGGTGTTTGCCGAGACGGATCTGGGGGCGGCAGCGGCCTTCCACGCCCTGCACGGCGCGGGCCTGCGGGTGCCGGCAGACGTGTCGCTGGTGGGCTTCGACGACATCCAGGGCGCGGAGTACATCGCGGGAGGGCTGACCACGGTGTACCACCCGGCAGCAGAGATGGCGGTGGCCGGTGTCCAGAGTCTGGTGGCACGCCTGGAGGGCGAGTCGCCGCGCACCACGCTGCTGCCGCCCCGCCTGATCCAGCGGCGCTCCACCGCGCCGGTGCAGGGGCGCTAG
- the xylF gene encoding D-xylose ABC transporter substrate-binding protein has protein sequence MKRPRMLMTAVLGLSLLAAPAMAQKPVVVGVSWSNFQEERWKTDEAAIKAQLDKAGAKYLSADAQSSNEKQLSDIESLITRGATVLIVLAQDSEAVLPGIAKAKAEGIPVISYDRLIEDPWAYYISFDNKEVGRLQARMILAAKPRGNYAFIKGSPTDPNAQLLYDGQLEVLAAAIKSGAIKNVGNQFTEGWKPEVAQRNMEQILTANANKIDAVVASNDGTAGGSVAALASVGLAGKVPVSGQDADKAALNRIALGQQTGTVWKDSRTLGTEAAKIAVMLSGGMKVASVPGAKPFNGGPRKVSVSGTLLKPVVITKANLGTLITAKWATKAEICKGVTGASAPAACR, from the coding sequence ATGAAACGACCCCGCATGCTCATGACCGCCGTGCTCGGCCTCTCCCTGCTCGCTGCGCCCGCCATGGCCCAGAAACCCGTGGTGGTCGGGGTCAGCTGGTCGAACTTCCAGGAGGAACGCTGGAAGACCGACGAGGCCGCCATCAAGGCCCAGCTCGACAAGGCCGGCGCGAAGTACCTGAGCGCCGACGCGCAGAGCAGCAACGAGAAGCAGCTCTCGGACATCGAGAGCCTGATCACGCGCGGCGCGACCGTGCTGATCGTGCTGGCCCAGGACAGTGAAGCGGTGCTGCCGGGGATCGCCAAGGCCAAGGCCGAGGGCATTCCCGTGATCTCCTATGACCGCCTGATCGAGGATCCGTGGGCGTACTACATCTCCTTCGATAACAAGGAGGTCGGCCGCCTGCAGGCGCGCATGATCCTGGCCGCCAAGCCCAGGGGCAACTACGCCTTCATCAAGGGCAGCCCCACCGATCCCAATGCCCAGCTCCTGTACGACGGCCAGCTGGAAGTCCTGGCCGCCGCGATCAAGTCCGGCGCGATCAAGAACGTGGGCAACCAGTTCACGGAAGGCTGGAAGCCGGAAGTCGCGCAGCGCAACATGGAGCAGATCCTGACTGCCAACGCCAACAAGATCGACGCCGTGGTCGCGTCGAACGACGGCACGGCCGGCGGCTCGGTCGCGGCGCTCGCCAGCGTGGGTCTGGCCGGCAAGGTGCCGGTGTCCGGCCAGGACGCCGACAAGGCCGCCCTGAACCGCATCGCGCTGGGCCAGCAGACCGGCACCGTGTGGAAGGACTCGCGCACCCTGGGCACCGAGGCCGCCAAGATCGCCGTGATGCTCTCGGGCGGCATGAAGGTCGCGTCGGTTCCCGGCGCGAAGCCGTTCAACGGTGGGCCGCGCAAGGTCAGCGTGTCCGGCACGCTGCTCAAGCCGGTCGTGATCACCAAGGCCAACCTGGGCACGCTGATCACCGCGAAGTGGGCCACCAAGGCCGAGATCTGCAAGGGCGTGACGGGCGCGTCGGCCCCGGCCGCCTGCCGCTGA
- a CDS encoding sugar ABC transporter permease: protein MQSSVRTTSRPDRLNQLGLDGRLVFMVLAIAGIWILFHLFTQGTFMSARNLWNLSVQTASVGVMVSGMVLVIVMRNIDLSIGSILGFTGMFMAVVNTRFITADTWWGTLLTLLLGLLLGAVVGALQGTWIARLAVPSFIVTLGGLLIFRGGAWLLTSGQTIAPLTENYQVLGGGLNGAIGGPASWAVGLLLMAAIVASDLLTRRQRERRGLPNRSMGLQLLFTGGSLLVVLGFILVMNGYPDPRTGLPRGMPVPVLIMLAVTAVMMWVVRSTRFGRYVYAYGGNPEAARLAGINTERLTIAVFALMGTLAALAGAIQTARLNAGTNSTGTLAELSVIAAAVIGGTSLAGGTGSIPGAFLGALLMASLINGMLLLDLSSAWQNVVQGLVLMLAVTLDVIAQKRRTR, encoded by the coding sequence ATGCAGAGTAGTGTCCGTACCACCTCCCGCCCGGATCGTCTGAACCAGCTCGGTCTGGACGGGCGGCTCGTGTTCATGGTGCTGGCGATCGCCGGTATCTGGATCCTTTTCCACCTGTTCACGCAGGGCACCTTCATGAGTGCCCGCAACCTCTGGAACCTGTCGGTGCAGACCGCGTCGGTGGGTGTGATGGTCAGCGGCATGGTGCTGGTCATCGTGATGCGCAACATCGACCTGTCGATCGGCTCGATCCTGGGCTTCACCGGCATGTTCATGGCGGTCGTGAATACCCGCTTCATCACCGCCGACACGTGGTGGGGCACGCTGCTCACGCTGCTGCTGGGCCTGCTGCTCGGCGCGGTCGTCGGGGCCCTGCAGGGCACGTGGATCGCGCGGCTGGCCGTGCCGTCGTTCATCGTCACGCTGGGCGGCCTGCTGATCTTCCGGGGCGGCGCGTGGCTGCTCACCAGCGGGCAGACCATCGCCCCCCTGACCGAGAACTATCAGGTGCTCGGCGGCGGCCTGAACGGCGCGATCGGTGGCCCCGCCAGCTGGGCGGTCGGACTGCTGCTCATGGCGGCCATCGTCGCGTCGGATCTGCTCACGCGCCGTCAGCGTGAGCGCCGCGGCCTGCCCAACCGCAGCATGGGCCTGCAGCTGCTGTTCACGGGCGGCAGCCTGCTGGTCGTGCTGGGCTTCATCCTGGTCATGAACGGCTACCCCGATCCGCGCACCGGGCTCCCGCGCGGCATGCCGGTGCCGGTGCTGATCATGCTGGCGGTGACCGCCGTCATGATGTGGGTCGTGCGTTCCACCCGCTTCGGGCGCTATGTGTACGCCTACGGCGGCAACCCCGAGGCCGCGCGCCTGGCCGGGATCAACACCGAACGCCTGACCATCGCGGTGTTCGCCCTGATGGGCACGCTGGCCGCGCTGGCCGGCGCGATCCAGACGGCCCGCCTGAACGCCGGCACGAACTCCACCGGCACCCTTGCGGAACTCAGCGTGATTGCGGCGGCCGTGATCGGCGGCACCTCGCTGGCCGGCGGGACAGGCAGCATTCCCGGCGCGTTCCTGGGCGCGCTGCTGATGGCCAGCCTGATCAACGGCATGCTGCTGCTCGACCTGTCCAGCGCGTGGCAGAACGTCGTGCAGGGGCTGGTGCTCATGCTGGCCGTGACGCTCGATGTGATCGCGCAGAAGCGGAGGACGCGGTGA
- a CDS encoding ATP-binding cassette domain-containing protein, with amino-acid sequence MTAHTTATPLIETRGLSKAFGGVHALEDVDVQLYPGEVLGLLGHNGAGKSTLIKMLSGAYTADSGQVFMNGEEVKLSSPRAAQNLGIETIYQNLALADNLDVAANIFLGRELMRGGRLDEDTMELESRKVLDRLKVNLPDLKKPVFNLSGGQRQCIAISRAIYFKARVLIMDEPTAALGPQETAQVNELIGSLKQEGVGIFLISHDLHDVFDLADRVTVMKNGRVVGSSPTNQISQDEVLEMIIAGKLPVRH; translated from the coding sequence GTGACCGCCCACACGACAGCCACCCCCCTGATCGAGACCCGCGGCCTGTCCAAGGCCTTCGGCGGCGTGCACGCCCTGGAAGACGTGGACGTGCAGCTCTACCCCGGCGAGGTGCTGGGTCTGCTCGGCCACAACGGAGCCGGCAAGTCCACGCTGATCAAGATGCTCTCGGGGGCCTATACCGCCGACAGCGGCCAGGTGTTCATGAACGGCGAGGAGGTGAAACTCAGTTCCCCGCGTGCCGCGCAGAACCTGGGGATCGAGACCATCTACCAGAACCTCGCGCTGGCCGACAACCTGGACGTCGCCGCGAACATCTTCCTGGGGCGCGAACTGATGCGCGGCGGCCGGCTCGACGAGGACACCATGGAGCTCGAGTCGCGCAAGGTGCTCGACCGCCTGAAGGTGAACCTCCCGGATCTGAAGAAGCCCGTGTTCAACCTGTCCGGCGGGCAGCGCCAGTGCATCGCGATCAGCCGCGCGATCTACTTCAAGGCGCGGGTGCTGATCATGGACGAGCCCACCGCCGCCCTGGGGCCGCAGGAGACCGCCCAGGTGAACGAGCTGATCGGCTCGCTGAAGCAGGAGGGTGTGGGCATCTTCCTGATCAGCCACGACCTGCACGACGTGTTCGACCTCGCCGACCGCGTGACGGTCATGAAGAACGGCCGCGTGGTGGGCAGTTCCCCCACGAACCAGATCTCGCAGGACGAGGTGCTGGAGATGATCATCGCCGGGAAACTGCCCGTCCGGCACTGA
- a CDS encoding chloride channel protein, with the protein MRSPLPRAVMTRLETGRLVVLSVLLGALIGGLCIVLRTLLDGAVALGAAVTGYAPPGTPGEGGLLIAFGTATPWGLLALPFVGAAYAWLIPATPGGPLTQLVGGYHARGQWPDARVQLRTLAATVLGYGSGLLVGRDAAFTMTGQLGTRLMQRVTRLDAVEIRALTLAGAAAALGAVLHAPLAAAVFVVEVLYRRFEFEFEVLMPCVLAAVAGSAVYGLAYGFSPLLSLPDVQVPAAAQVPAFVLVAGLVTLAGWVLLLTGRVRSIPIATGWLRPLLGGIFGLITAAVAWLVTPSVLGDGSGFVQLAVSGFTGAEGLSQGAWRWGLLVLGTAVAFGGGILPSVGVGGLLGAGLGSVLGIDTATSTLVGAVAFLTVTLNVPLAAALLGVAWGGEALLPIALLSSGLAHLLSGVPSLLPTQLTSRRDSGVHQGGPALLPDTVRFIPRRAPDTPATPFDAPTDTDPAPTSDRELYRRGVPPSWRGARLHLLSLPPGVEVIGIVRDGTVRLPRPELRLTDEDELVFLARPDAYVALEGLLRLPGA; encoded by the coding sequence ATGCGTTCTCCACTCCCCCGCGCCGTGATGACCCGCCTGGAGACGGGCCGGCTGGTCGTGCTGAGCGTGCTGCTCGGAGCGCTGATCGGCGGCCTGTGCATCGTGCTCCGGACGCTGCTGGACGGCGCCGTCGCGCTGGGCGCGGCCGTGACCGGCTACGCGCCACCCGGCACCCCCGGCGAGGGCGGCCTGCTGATCGCCTTCGGCACGGCCACGCCGTGGGGCCTGCTGGCCCTGCCCTTCGTCGGCGCGGCGTATGCGTGGTTGATCCCGGCCACGCCCGGCGGCCCGCTGACCCAGCTCGTCGGCGGCTACCACGCCCGTGGACAGTGGCCGGACGCGCGGGTTCAGCTGCGCACCCTGGCCGCCACGGTGCTGGGCTACGGCTCCGGGCTGCTCGTCGGGCGCGACGCGGCCTTCACCATGACCGGGCAGCTCGGCACCCGGCTGATGCAGCGCGTGACCCGGCTGGACGCCGTGGAGATCCGTGCCCTGACCCTGGCGGGCGCGGCGGCGGCGCTGGGCGCGGTGCTGCACGCGCCCCTGGCGGCGGCCGTGTTCGTGGTCGAGGTGCTGTACCGCCGCTTCGAATTCGAGTTCGAGGTGCTGATGCCGTGCGTGCTGGCCGCCGTGGCCGGCAGCGCCGTGTACGGTCTGGCCTACGGCTTTTCACCGCTGTTGAGCCTGCCGGACGTGCAGGTGCCGGCCGCCGCACAGGTGCCCGCCTTTGTGCTGGTCGCCGGGCTGGTCACGCTGGCCGGCTGGGTGCTGCTGCTGACCGGCCGGGTTCGGTCGATCCCGATCGCCACGGGCTGGCTGCGCCCGCTGCTGGGCGGGATTTTCGGGCTGATCACGGCCGCCGTCGCGTGGCTGGTCACGCCGAGTGTCCTGGGCGACGGCAGCGGCTTCGTGCAGCTGGCCGTCTCCGGCTTCACCGGCGCCGAGGGCCTGTCGCAGGGCGCGTGGCGCTGGGGACTGCTGGTGCTGGGCACCGCCGTCGCCTTCGGCGGCGGCATCCTGCCGTCGGTGGGGGTGGGCGGGCTGTTGGGCGCGGGGCTGGGCAGTGTCCTGGGGATCGACACCGCCACGTCCACCCTGGTCGGCGCGGTCGCCTTCCTGACCGTGACACTGAACGTCCCGCTGGCCGCGGCCCTGCTGGGCGTCGCGTGGGGCGGCGAGGCGCTGCTGCCGATCGCCCTGCTGTCGAGCGGCCTCGCGCACCTGCTCAGCGGGGTTCCCAGCCTGCTGCCCACCCAGCTCACGTCGCGGCGGGACAGTGGCGTGCATCAGGGCGGCCCGGCCCTGCTGCCCGACACGGTGCGCTTCATCCCGCGCCGCGCGCCCGACACCCCGGCCACCCCCTTCGATGCCCCCACCGACACTGACCCGGCCCCCACGTCAGACCGGGAACTGTACCGGCGGGGCGTGCCGCCGTCGTGGCGCGGGGCACGCCTGCACCTGCTGAGCCTGCCGCCAGGGGTCGAGGTGATCGGCATCGTCCGCGACGGCACCGTGCGTCTCCCCCGCCCCGAACTGCGCCTGACCGACGAGGACGAACTGGTCTTCCTGGCCCGGCCCGATGCGTATGTGGCGCTGGAGGGGCTGCTGCGGCTGCCGGGAGCGTAA
- the sodA gene encoding superoxide dismutase [Mn], translated as MAYTLPPLPYAYDALEPHIDARTMEIHHTKHHQTYVDNANKALEGTDMADLPVEELITKLDQVPADKKTALRNNAGGHANHSLFWTVLGPQGSGQPSGELLQAITDAFGSYDAFKEKFEDAAKTRFGSGWAWLVVKDGKLSVVSTANQDNPLMGEAIAGTSGTPILGVDVWEHAYYLNYQNKRPDYLKAFWNAVNWAEVQKRYDAAK; from the coding sequence ATGGCCTATACACTTCCCCCCCTGCCCTACGCCTACGACGCCCTGGAACCCCATATCGACGCCCGCACCATGGAGATCCACCACACCAAGCACCACCAGACCTACGTGGACAACGCCAACAAGGCGCTGGAAGGCACCGACATGGCCGACCTGCCGGTCGAGGAACTGATCACGAAACTGGATCAGGTGCCCGCCGACAAGAAGACCGCGCTGCGCAACAACGCGGGCGGCCACGCCAACCACTCGCTGTTCTGGACGGTGCTCGGCCCGCAGGGCAGCGGCCAGCCCAGCGGCGAGCTGCTCCAGGCGATCACCGACGCCTTCGGCTCCTACGACGCCTTCAAGGAGAAGTTCGAGGACGCCGCCAAGACCCGCTTCGGCAGCGGCTGGGCGTGGCTGGTCGTCAAGGACGGCAAGTTGAGCGTGGTGAGCACCGCCAACCAGGACAACCCGCTGATGGGCGAGGCGATCGCCGGCACGAGCGGCACCCCGATCCTGGGCGTGGACGTGTGGGAGCACGCGTACTACCTGAACTACCAGAACAAGCGCCCGGATTACCTCAAGGCCTTCTGGAACGCTGTGAACTGGGCGGAAGTCCAGAAGCGCTACGACGCCGCGAAGTAA
- a CDS encoding cytochrome P450, translated as MTAAPGPSRPPGPRSRSPLGHARVLRADPLGYMRHLRVAYGDVLSFRVGPREILLVSDPAAAREVLVDKAASFRKGRGIQKMRDFLGSGLLTAEGAEWRTHRRLMQPAFHRPALAGMAADIVAATRPTLERLHGAAQAGEPVELGGEMLRVTLRAISAVLFGTGLSDAELEVVERELPPLLERTTQRVRAVVDLPAHWPTPANRRATRAGAALDTVVARIIAQRRAAPEPGSDLLGLLLAARDEDGGGGLTDAEVRDEVMTLFLAGHETTANLLTFLFLEFARHPDVQARARAEVRAVLAGRDPDAADARALPYVNACIQEALRLYPPAWIVPRQATEPVTVAGYDLPAGANVSVNIFLMQRSARHWPRPDAFEPGRWLDGARTPDAFMPFGTGARMCIGNHLALLEATLITATLLRGLHYDVPGGGPTGLHPGVTLKPGGPVDARVSAVRE; from the coding sequence GTGACCGCTGCTCCCGGCCCGTCCCGCCCGCCCGGCCCCCGCTCGCGCTCGCCCCTGGGGCACGCGCGGGTGCTGCGCGCCGATCCGCTGGGGTACATGCGGCACCTGCGCGTGGCCTACGGCGACGTGCTGAGCTTCAGGGTCGGGCCGCGCGAGATCCTGCTCGTCAGCGACCCCGCCGCGGCGCGCGAGGTGCTCGTGGACAAGGCGGCCTCATTCCGCAAGGGCCGGGGCATCCAGAAGATGCGGGACTTCCTGGGATCCGGCCTGCTGACCGCCGAGGGCGCGGAGTGGCGCACCCACCGCCGCCTGATGCAGCCCGCGTTCCACCGGCCCGCCCTGGCCGGCATGGCGGCCGACATCGTGGCGGCGACCCGGCCCACCCTGGAGCGCCTGCACGGCGCGGCGCAGGCGGGGGAACCCGTGGAGCTCGGCGGCGAGATGCTGCGCGTGACGCTGCGGGCCATCTCGGCGGTGCTGTTCGGCACCGGGCTCAGCGACGCGGAACTGGAGGTGGTCGAGCGCGAGCTGCCGCCGCTGCTGGAGCGCACCACGCAGCGCGTCCGGGCGGTCGTCGATCTGCCGGCGCACTGGCCCACGCCCGCCAACCGCCGGGCCACCCGCGCCGGCGCGGCGCTGGACACCGTCGTCGCGCGGATCATCGCGCAGCGCCGCGCGGCCCCGGAGCCGGGGAGCGACCTGCTGGGCCTGCTGCTCGCCGCGCGCGACGAGGACGGCGGCGGCGGCCTGACCGACGCCGAGGTGCGCGACGAGGTCATGACGCTGTTCCTGGCGGGCCACGAGACGACCGCGAACCTGCTGACGTTCCTGTTCCTGGAGTTCGCGCGGCATCCGGACGTACAAGCCCGCGCCCGCGCCGAGGTGCGTGCCGTGCTGGCCGGGCGCGACCCGGACGCCGCCGACGCGCGCGCCCTGCCGTACGTGAACGCGTGCATCCAGGAGGCGCTGCGCCTGTACCCGCCCGCGTGGATCGTGCCGCGTCAGGCGACAGAGCCCGTCACGGTCGCCGGGTACGACCTGCCGGCGGGCGCGAACGTGTCGGTGAACATCTTCCTGATGCAGCGCAGCGCCCGGCACTGGCCGCGCCCGGACGCCTTCGAACCCGGGCGCTGGCTGGACGGCGCGCGGACGCCGGACGCCTTCATGCCGTTCGGGACAGGCGCGCGGATGTGCATCGGCAACCACCTCGCGCTGCTGGAGGCCACGCTGATCACGGCCACGCTGCTGCGTGGCCTGCACTACGACGTGCCGGGCGGCGGCCCCACCGGCCTGCACCCGGGCGTGACCCTTAAGCCGGGCGGGCCGGTGGACGCACGGGTGAGCGCCGTCCGGGAATGA